TATAGCATTGGTCAAGAAgccatttgttttcctttatcCAAATAGAGGCACCATTCCCTATCCGCCAAACCATGCCCCTTTTAACCACCTCTCTAGCACTACAAATACTCTTTCACGCATAAGACCCCATTCACCTCAGGTGCTTCTAGAATTGAGCAATTCGGGAAAAATCTAACTTTGAAAACCTTATGGCATAGAGAATCCAGATTATTAATCATTCTCCATACTTGCTTGGCCAATAAAGCTTGGTTGAACTTCTCAATCTTCTTAAACCCCATACCTCCCACCTCCTTTGCTTCACAAAGCCTTTCCAATTTTATCCAATGAACTTTTCTTGCCTCACTATTgtaaccccaccaaaattttcgaATCATGAtctcaatttcttttatcaaaCCCTTGGGAAGTTTAAAACAACTCATGGAGTAAGTTGGGATCACTTGGATTACTGATTTAATGAGCACTTCTCTACCAACCTGAGAAAGGAGTTTTTCCTTTCACCCCTGCAATTTCTTCCAAATCCTTTCTTTAATATAGACAAAACTATGTTTTTTTGCTTTCCCAACAAAAGCTGGAAGgcccaaatatttttcatattgtcTAATGGATGGGACACCCAGTAGCACTTAAATACTAGCCTGGATATCATGATGGGTGTTAGCActgaaaaatatattagttttttctctatttattttctaaCCCAACCCCTTCTCATAAATAGATAGTATATCAAGAATTACCTGACATTCAAATTCTTTTGCTCGGCATAAGAGAACACTATCATCTGCAATGAACAAGTGAGACACCTGAGGACCATTTCTACAAATTGAGACACCCCTAAGCAACCCATCTGATTCGACTTTGTGGATCAATCCCTAAAGCCCCATAGCACATATCAGGAAGAGATAAGGGGAGAGTGTATCACCTTGCCTTAGGCCTCTGCTAGGAATGATGTGACCAACTAGGACCCCCATTAATGATGGCTGAAAAAGAGACAGTTTTGATGCAAGACAtgataatatttacaaatttccTGGAGAAGCCCAAATGCAACATtgctttttccaaaaaaactcATTCCACCCAATCATAGGCCTTACTCATGTCAAGCTTTAAGGCCATGAAGCCCAACTTCCCTTGAGTTTTCCTTTTAAGATAGTGCAATGTCTCAAAAGCGACTAAGATGTTAGCAGTTATGAGACGACCTGATAAAAAAGCACTCTGAGAATCTGAGACAATATATGATAAGATACATTTCAATTGGTTAACTAAAACTTTTGCAATAAGTTTGTAGACCACATTATAGAGACTGATGGGTCTAAAGTCTGAAACTTTTTTAGGATCCTTAATTTTTGGTATAAGAGCTATGAAAGTAGAGTTGAAGTTAGCAAGAACATGACCATTATTAAGTGCATTTAGGATAGCTTTAGTAACATCCCTACCAACAATGTGCCAaaatgttttttagaaaatgtgcGACATACCATCAGGTCCGGGGGTAGTGAGAGGGGCCATTTGGTTGAGAGCTTTAAAGACTTCCTCACCTGTGAGATTCTTGTCCAATTCTAAATTCATTTCTGCAGTAACAGTGGATGTCATGCCAGCCAAAACCTCATCAAAACCTGTGGGATTTGATGTAGAGAAAATGTTTAGGAAATACTCTTCCACCATTCTGGCCACATGGTCTTCATCTTCTACTCACACCCCGGATTCATCCTCCAAACCTAGAATTAAATTATGCCTATTCCTTTGGTTTGCACGGCAATGGAAGTACCTAGTGTTTCGGTCTCCATCCTTCAACCAATTAGCATGTGCTCTTTGCTTCCACATGGTCTCTTCCTTGGATTTTAGCACCTCAATTTCTTTCCTTAGCTTCTAAATACAGTCAGGTGCAGTAACATATAACCCAGCCTCCTCCAACCCACTAAGCTCTCTTAACTTCTTTCCAAGTGTGTTCCATACCAGCCCAAATGTTTCCCGGTTCTAGAGAGAAAAGTATTTTTTCTTCCTTGGTAGgtgagaaaatagagaagacGGAAAATGGAATGGGCCGCAAAATTTAATACcaccaaaatggagagaaaagagggaggaaaatatgaaggagaaaaaaaatcatattttatcttttttttttaatttatttaaaagtaatgttaaAATTTGCtcattttatgtaataaaaatggGTAAACTTAGCTTTGTTTAGTTGGAATAATAGAACATATTGGGAGGTCAGAAAGTTTAAGGATACAAAATGTTTTAGTTTTCCCTCATGTATGTTTAGTAGAgatgatggaaaagtgggaaggaaaatataaattacTATTATGCCCTTGTTGGAATTTGAAACAATGAGATAGCACGggtaattttaaaattcatgTTCATGGCCATTTTTTCACATATTTTCTTGCctatttagagaaaaagaatgacAGGCCCAAGTGGAAAACCCCCCATCTCACCATTttccttcctctttttctttccaaccaAACCGGAGAGAATCTCATTTTCATCCTTTCTTTCTCCATACTTCCCCTTTTCACCCCAATCAAATGCAACTTTGCAAACaatatccttttttatttttatttttattttataatttgatggtTAGTGGTAAAAGGATTAAACTTTGGATGTTttctttggggaaaaaaaaagtgtcaattAATTGTGGTATAAGGCTCTTGGCCATTAGGTACATTATTTTAGGTACAATACATTATATCcccaattaaaatcaaatatataattgtattgACCAAGAAAATACAAATAGTGTTACATTCTCCAaggaaaattaaatacaatacaactacatgtttaaatttaatttaggaactaaatgtacTATACAATATACATACAATAGTGTACCCCAATTTCACCCAATAAGAATATAATAGTAAATTGCTACAAATCTACTACTTTTGTGGtcctattttctttattatcaaaGGAAATATGCACCGAATTTCCAACTTCTCATTCCTCAATCCTTCCTTCCAAGCACGTAAGATAGAAAATTTGTCCAAATGATTGATAAAGTACCTTTTCCATTCACTTATTTTCCATGGTTCCATCTTTCCATTCTCCCTAAGAAAATTTGTCCGCTGACTGATGCTTTTACTAAGCTCTGACTCCATTTTTCTATAAGGTGACTCCTATTTTCCACAAATTCAACTTGACCAAGACTTTCAGTAATCAGCGTAATGTAGAagttgtgattatttttttatcattaattgACAACAGATTAATAAAGGTTCTTTCTTAATATTGACTTACAAATCCCTACCTAGAATtcattaattattgaaaaatatatataatcttgATCAGAGTGTCacaatgttatatatatacacatacttGGAATTGGATCATTATTATccacttttcattttttggtttgtttagtATCCTTATTGCAGAgttcaaattaattttcttaaaaacacaaataagagaggaaaaaattattttaaaaaatacttaaaagaTAACCTAAGGAGAAACAAAACCAAGTTCACACAACTTCACTACTCTTGGAGGTTTTAATCGGATCaacttgtaattttatttttttttatacttttgaaTAAAGGACCTAGAATCGAATCCAATCTACATTAAAAACCAATTGATATCTTATTCAGATGGTAAAAAGTAATCATTATAAAGAGTTTTCATAAGTTCAAACGAATAACTACTATCTTTGTTTGTGTAGTTAAAATGATAACCACATGGAATGATCGCAAGAATCACATCGAAGGCCAGCTTGTGAGAGAAGACATAGGTATGTGGCTATTGGACTATTGGAGAAGAAGAGCTTGCGTGagaatttgaaaacaaagagaagatgaagatgacAACAAATGTTTCTTCTTTAGGGATGACAAGCTTTACATCCTCCTTTATTGGGACTAAGGACAAGTGTATTTATAgagaagaaatatataattcattttaatttttccaatttGGGACTTCTTTtcctaatattttcaataaagacatccactttctcaaaaaaaaaaaaaaaaaaaaaatgataaaaacatctaaaatttaatgagaaaaatgagaaaataaatgagTCCAATAAAGCGATTAATAAAAGTCTAGCAATGCTATTAAAAAGATTTAgcaaaataaatgtaaaattctTAGCAAAGCTAAGAATAGATTTTCTACGcgacaaaataaattttcatagtTAAAGAATAAGTGACCAACAATGTCAAAGTAGGTAAGAGTAACATAACAACACAGAATATCTTCATTAGATAGTGTTTTCTTATTATGTGATTTAGGAAAAGATGTATAGGAGAGAAAAGGGGCAGAGAAAAGTAATTTCTCTTGTTTGGTAGGTGAGAAAATAAAGAGGACAAGAAAGCGGGATGGGTCGTTATTTTCCCATagtctacaaatttttttttttttttttgagaaacatagtCTACAAAATTTAGTACCtctaaatgaataaaaaagtgaGAGGAAAAGGTAGATCAATTTAGCTTGCTTTAGAATTATTGTCGTCCACCGATTGAAGCTAGTTTGGAGTCTTTGGACTCAAATTTTCTACGGTGAGAGCAGCCACGCTTTTAATAAAGCCTTAAAGGAAGGACCAAGTTTTAAGTTAGCTTTAGAATTCTGCCgtttatcctcaaaaaaaaaaaaaaaagttagcttTAGAATTATTGTCGTCCACTGGTTGGATTTTCTATTACAATTTCGGCTTGACCAAGTCTCCCGACTCTCCCTTACGTGTTTCTAACTACTGTCAACGTCATTTAGAAGTTGTGATTTTTCGTGTCTCCATTGCCGACAGATTAAATAAAGGCTCCAAGCTCAAATTAAAGTATAGTCTTcttggtgaattttttttcttttcaaatataatCTTGGTGAAAGTGTTACattgctttttatatatatatatatatatatatatatatatatatatacacacacatacagtTGCAATAGGATACTTAATatccactttttattttacttttttttttttctgaaaatatCTTTATCGTTGAGATcaaattaattttctcaaaaaaaacaaatcaaagaccaaaaatagggaattttaagtttttaacaaatatatatgaaagtgttgtgaaaatattgtaaatatagcATTTCTCTACAAGACAATATTCATAAAAGGTACatcataaattcaaattaaaaaataaaccatttttatttaagaagtaaaaaattaaaattataaccaCCATACCAAATTTCCAATTTACCTTTTTACTTTTTCGTCTAATGGCAACTCAATTACCAAGACTAACCCAAAAATTACTAATATGAAAAACCCCCCATTTCCAAGCaactgcaaaaaagaaaaaaaaaaaaaaattaaaaaatgcttCTAAACATAAGCATGGAAGAAAACATTCTGAAATGAACTATGATCTTTATAAATAGCCTTTAAAGCTTCAACATTGTAAATTGCCAAAGCAACGATGGCTAGCATGAAAACCACCTTTCTACTTGCtcttattttccttcttttgcaAACTGAGTTTATTTCACTTGAAGCTATATGGTCCAATTCTAGTGCTGGCAACTCCACTGTAGATTGCATTGACATGGAAAGGGAAGCCCTTCTTAAATTTAAAGAAGGACTTGATGATCCttcaagaactctttcttcctGGGTTGGCGAAGATTGCTGCAACTGGTTGGGAGTAGGCTGTAGCAATCGAACAGGTAACATCATAAAACTCGACCTCAATGGCCAACTTTTATGTGATCAAATGTCTGGTAATACCTCAACAGAATGTTGGTCTCCTTTGGATGGTGTTTTATCTCCTTCTTTGCTTGaattaaaatatctaaattactTGGACCTAAGCAGCAACTATTTCGAAGAATTTTCCATCCCAAATTTCATTTGTTCTCTCAATAAGTTGACTTACCTTAATCTCTCCGATTCATGGTTTGGTGGAACGATCCCTCCTCAAATTGGGAATCTTTCTAACTTGCTTTATCTTGATCTCTCTGAGAATTTCCTAACAGCTTCAAATTTAAATTGGCTCTCCGGTCTCTCTTCCCTAAAATACCTCAATTCGAATGACGTGGACCTTTCCGAAGCAACTACTGATTGGCTTCAAACTGTTAATTTGCCCCCTTCTCTGTTGGAGTTGCACTTGCACTTGTCCTATCGTGGACTTCATTATCACCCTCAAAGTTTTCCCTCTGTCAACTTTACGTCACTTTCAGTACTTGATCTCTCTTGGAATGACTTCAACTCTTCTTCAATTCCTCAATGGGTGTTCAATTTCACTTCCCTCACAAATCTCCAACTTAGCTATTGTAATCTCACAGGTTCCATCCCTAAGATTGCAAAGGGTAACCTATGCAAATTGCGGACTTTGGATTTGtcagaaaataatttaagtggCGAAATAACAGAATTTTTCCAGGCCTTATCGGAATGCAGTAACAGTAGCCTGGAGGAGTTAAATTTGAGCCAGAACAAACTCATTGGGAATATCCCTCATTCTTTGGGGAATTTAAAACGTTTGAGAGAGCTTCAACTTTACAGCAACGCATTCTCCGGTTCAATTCCATCATCTATACAAAGTTTGTCCCGTTTGGAGATACTGTACCTCGAAGACAACAAGATGAATGGAACCATCCCAGAATCAATTGGACAACTTTCTGAGCTGAGGGAGTTGGATCTCTCCGGGAATTATTGGCAAGGTATCATGACTGAAACTCATTTCCTAAATCTCACAAAATTGTATGAGTTTTCCTTGTCATCGTCATCTAGTAACCTTTTAGTTATCAATGTGACACATGACTGGATTCCTCCTTTTAGTCTACAATATGTCAACATTTTGGATTGTCAATTGAACCCTACATTCCCTGCATGGCTTAGAACACAGAAGGAACTCACAGAGATCTATTTAGTAAATACTGCAATTTCAGATACAATACCGAATTGGTTGTGGAACTTGTCTTCACAACTTG
This genomic stretch from Quercus lobata isolate SW786 chromosome 3, ValleyOak3.0 Primary Assembly, whole genome shotgun sequence harbors:
- the LOC115981070 gene encoding receptor-like protein EIX2 — encoded protein: MASMKTTFLLALIFLLLQTEFISLEAIWSNSSAGNSTVDCIDMEREALLKFKEGLDDPSRTLSSWVGEDCCNWLGVGCSNRTGNIIKLDLNGQLLCDQMSGNTSTECWSPLDGVLSPSLLELKYLNYLDLSSNYFEEFSIPNFICSLNKLTYLNLSDSWFGGTIPPQIGNLSNLLYLDLSENFLTASNLNWLSGLSSLKYLNSNDVDLSEATTDWLQTVNLPPSLLELHLHLSYRGLHYHPQSFPSVNFTSLSVLDLSWNDFNSSSIPQWVFNFTSLTNLQLSYCNLTGSIPKIAKGNLCKLRTLDLSENNLSGEITEFFQALSECSNSSLEELNLSQNKLIGNIPHSLGNLKRLRELQLYSNAFSGSIPSSIQSLSRLEILYLEDNKMNGTIPESIGQLSELRELDLSGNYWQGIMTETHFLNLTKLYEFSLSSSSSNLLVINVTHDWIPPFSLQYVNILDCQLNPTFPAWLRTQKELTEIYLVNTAISDTIPNWLWNLSSQLEMLDLSHNKLMGKLPKSLNFSSLESVFLDFNHLEGPLPLWPNVTRLSLRSNSLSGPIPIRISQEMSHLRTLDLSGNFLNGSIPSSINGLGQLMCLALSNNCLSGNIHNHWKSMQSLLFIDLSKNYLSGGIPSSMCSLPSLMWLQLSNNNFSGNLSLCLKFVPGESLLALDLGENRLSGTIPEWIGERLSLITILSLRGNMLFGDIPKQLCGITSIHVLDLAQNNFSGSIPSCFGSLAGYKSFDGNIYAYITKHMDLVVKGRQYEYYNQISNVNLMDFSKNSLSGEIPTELANLTLLNSLNLSWNHLTGMIPENIGALRQLESLDLSSNHLSGHIPSSMSSMTFLSYLNLSYNNLSGQIPSTNQFQTFNDPSIYEGNPQLYGPPPLPTSLSMPSDRNADHKNGEDQFEKLWLYLSIALGFIVGFWVVCGSLLINKSWRNAYFCFADKMKDGLLVIVAVNMAHLQRKIQAERH